The genomic stretch gtacattaatatacatatttggatGCCACACTAACCTTATGGGCTTGAGTtcacttatgtatattaactactcttttcctttttactttttcaatgtAAAACTCAACATTCACAAGTGCACtaacaacaaattaaattaatggaTTTCACTCCATCAGCACTTGTTCAATGGCAtctataatttattaattttttaatcgcagaaccaaaattcaaaacctatGATCAGATACTGATCAATTTCGAGGGGTTTTCAGTTCGGTTCAAAACCTTAATTAGCTCACCCCTACATGCTCTAGTTTAAATGATTCAATCCGAACACATTACTTAGTTGTATTTGTATTAATATGCTAGATAATATGTCTGTTGGtagataatatatttttcatggtTGCTTAGATTTAAAGGTTTCCTAGAACTAACTACCATTCCAAAGTTTTTGgtattttcttgtcttttccataatttcttttctttgttcgAGTTAGAGAGAAGTTAGAAGTAATATTTGAAACACGTACTTGGTGGATTCAATCGTTTAGTCGCTCTACCTTACATACCAAGCATGCTACGTTGAAAAAAACACAAGGAGTTCTTAAGCAACCGTGtaatttcattatcattataTATTGTTACAACAagccaaaaatagaaaactttATTCAAACCATCTAACAGTTCGTTGTGGCTACAACATATAGTTCTCTAATTATTATCCCTCGAACTTTTTCTGTAGATAGTCAACCACATTCTTGTCCAATTGAAAAGCCTTGATGAGAACATCTGGATTGATAGCAGGATTGGCTCCAAAAACATTATTTGCTATGGTGATGAGCCCAGGATTTTGGCTGTTGAGACCGACAAAAGCAACAGCATTACTCTTTCCAACATTAAACTCAAAGTGAATGAGACCAATTGGGAACACAAAGACGTCTCCCACGTTTAGGATTTTACTAAAGAAGCGGTTATCAGGGTTGGATGTAATAAAGCCAACATACAGAGTACCCTCTAAGACTACTAGAATCTCGGAGGCACGAGGGTGAGTGTGGGGTGGAATCAGGCCGTATGGTGCCAAGTCTAAGCGAGCTAAGGATATGCCTAGTGTGTTGAGGCCAGGGATTTCGTCCACATTCAAAATAGTGACATTTGACCCGAGTAGATTTGCAGTGCTTCTAGGAATGTTTAACCCCTGAAAGAAGAAATCATTGGCAGTGACAAACTTTGGATCCTTGCAGAACTTTCCATTCACAAATACTGCATGCAAAAAAAGTTGGTTAGTATCACAAGATACGTACGTATTCAAGTAATCCCTCCTAGCATAATGACATTAATATGTAGATCCCAATAAGGATGAGAAAAAAACAATCCAGACTCTTCAAATGGCTCCAAAAGAACatcaataataacaacaacaataatgtGCATATACCAGCATCAGTGGAAGAGTTAGCTGCAACACAAAAGTCTTGCAGAGGAGCAGGGTCATAGGCAGAGGCAATGGAGCATGCCAAGGCCATGAGTGCCAAAGCTACAAGGTAATTAGGAAACCCTTTCATCCTTCTTCTGGTTTATGATCCCTTTCTTCTGTATTCTCTGAATTCTTGGTTTTTTGAGGAGTGAGATATGTTGCATGGGAACATGTCTATTTATAGCCGAGAGGAATGAACTGGTCTACGTTTTTCACTAGATGAAGCCTGTAAGGTTGTAACACTTTGTAAGTTAACGATTTTTTATTAGCGTGTGAACCGGCTGTTATTTAACGACTTAATTTGCAGATATTAGAAATATTGCAGTCAAATCTGACCACTTCAATAAATGGAAGAGTGCAGATCCGATGTTGCTTTCTCCAATCCAAGCTTATCTTGCTTTGCCATGCTAGAAAAGCTTTCCCAGATAGTACCATGATAGGGCATTTGGTATATTCTTGTCTacttgtctttgtttttttctcttctacttATGGTTTCTCCGGATTTGAAATGTTTGTAGGTATTTGGTTGGGGGGTTTATCGAGACTGGATTCAGTCGGACCATTTCAATGCTCAAGTTGGTGTATATGGagagggaatttttttttgaaaaatacgGAGAGGGAATTTTAGTAGTCTTGTTAAGGCAAAATGAGCGTATCTGAGTCaatatcatttctttctttatatatatataggccattATCTCTACCCTTCCTCTTTAGGATTTTAGGGATTCATGCCAACAagttgttattattgttattaatgTAGAGATTCCTCCCTAAATTTGTTTGCAAGGGGCATATGgcgggaataggatcctctagGGTATCCAGTTTATGGCTGggatttctttttagaaatccTAGAGCCACAAATAACACGTctcattaacaaaaaataataataaaatattatttaagataaaaaataataataataaatcaaataataaaaaaaaataaggccacCGATCTTGGCCATAGCGGGTGGTTGGACCATCCCATTTTAGCTGGGGTGGCCTGAGCTCCACCCCAATGGCCGGCCAGGGGTGgtagggggtggccgaccaccccttgtttttaaaaaatattttttaatttcttattattttaatttttaattattttaaaaatatatataatatttatattattatttttattagatatTCTACAATTAAAAATGAACTGAAGAAGATCTTACTCCCATATGACGTGGGTAAGCAATTAGCTGAGTTGGCAAAGTTAGGAATCAGTTGTTGAACGCTGCATCTTGGCATGGGTGAACTTGAATCCTTCATTGTTATTTGGACTATGGGCAGGTGGATCTTCTAGGCTCTTTGGTAGGTGGCTATTGGGAGGTCAATGGTAACTAGGCCCTCTAGTAGTCCCTTAATTGTCTTTAGCGATTATGCTGATAGttgtttattataattttgtCTATTAAGACCATCGATAACTAGACCCTCCAATCGTTCCTCAATTCCCTTGAGAGATTAGGCAATAGTCGTTAAGTTATGAGATTGGGTATACATTCGTTTTGTTTTTGCAATTAAACACGTCTTTGTAGTGCCCAAGACTTTTAAGATATCAGGTATAGGGGTGAGCAGATTAACCGtttaccgattaccgactttaaccgaaccgatattaaccgtaaccgatagttatcggtcggtaatcggttaaaaattttataccgataagcttatcggtcggtaatcggtcggttaaaatttttttatcggttaaccgatatgaccgataagctattttaatttttaattttttaaaattttatatttattattaaaagttaaaaccaaaacgacgtcgaaTTTCTTTCCAatgaagaatttcaattttgccattttgaattagataaagcttgattttttggttgacatattttgttcattgTAACGAAATGGGCTTCCAGAAACTAGAACAGTAGAACCGATTCTGCATTTCTGCTCATGGAGCAATCTCAGATGATGCTCCCAGTAAGAGAAAGAGTTTATTATACTAatataaactacaaaaaaaaaaaaaaagcctaataaaaagcccacaaaactcaatctaacaattctcaaattaatttttggcccaattagcaatTAGtaaaaaagcccaataaaaagcccacaaaagcccaaaccggtttaaccgaccgattaaccgattaccgatataaccgataattttcagttaagacttcttatcggtcggtaatcggttaagatttggttaaccgatagcttatcggttaaccgaccgataagtccattaaccggtcttaaccgaccgatacccagccctaaTCAGGTATGAGAAAATGGAGTTTTTGGAGGAACTAGGGTTATCACTAAAAACGAGGAAAGCTCCACGTAAAGAGTTAGTATTCTTAAATGCTTGAGTGCTCTATATGTTGAGCATATGTGTGAGTATAAAAAGAATAGAATCtcacattgaaaatatataagaaatgtgagtggttaatatagaATTGTTGGGCCCAAAGTTAagtggttaatatatatatcattgttgGGCTCAAACCTAtgaacttaagcttttgagttgTGTGGTAtctcaacatgctatattatatATGGACTCACAAAAGGACTTCCCAAATGCATTAATCTCCCAACAACGAATATCTGAGCCAAGTTTAGTTTCTTGGAAAAGGTGGTGCCGATTAATCACTcatacttttatatattttcaatgtgtGATTCTATTCTTTTTACACTATGTGATGGAATCGCATATAAGGAAGAGATTGTTGAGTAAATATGTCTATTCTTTTTACATTCACGTGAGTGTAAAAAGAATAGAAGCacacattgaaaatatataaaaagtatgAGTGATTAATATAGTATTGTTGGGCCCAAATTCATGGGCTTAAGCTTTTATGCCGAGAAAGTACGGAGTTTGTCAAAAATTCATTTCAAGAGAATAAGCTGAAGTTTTAAGCATAAACCTATTGACCCTCCATTATTTTACAAAATCATGTCATTCATTACATGTATGAATGTACTTTGAGATATTTTACATATgtactaaaaagaaaatatgttttgcaagaaaatgatttttgagaAGCTGGTAATTAAGCTTTGGAAGGAAAACTTAATTCTCAAAAAATAACAATGTTAggggaaaagaatgatattatGTTTAAAGTTTGATATGCAAAAACACGGAATTAAGGGGTGACGTTGGCCAATATCGATTAATGTTGATTTAgtcagattatatatatagaggataacttctataaggaggtgGTGTGAAACACCTCCTTTGTTCCCACCAATGAGCATTTGACAACTAGGAAAATCACACACTTTCAAATGAGATGAGAAGCACTAGATTAAAATCCATTCTcccatcataaaaaaaaaaaaaaaaaaaattctcctcaAACGAGTCAAACccatcattttctctctttctctctctctcctcacttCTCCGTGCTCtgtctttctctccctctctctctctctctctctagcggAAGCAGTGACCACCGCCAAGCCCAACCCAGAGCTGCCGGAGAAGACGCCGGAGCCCAGCCCAGAGTTGCCAAAGAAGATGCCGCAGACCAGACCTCTTCggtgctctctttctctctctctctctccgatgctccatctctctctctctccttcttaccggcaaagaaaaaaaatttggattggTTGaggcaaaatttttgtttttgtaaaaggcaaaaaaaaaaaaaaaaaaaaaaaccacaacaaTCAGTATTAAGATCATGCAGGAAATTATAAGTTTCAGTGCATAAATTCATTCTTTTTGGATCTGGTTTTAATGTCAAATAATCTAGGCTCCGACGTCTCCGGTCGTCCGGCGTTGGGCTCCGGTGGCTTCTCCAGCAAAATCTAGGCTGGACTCCGGCGTCTTCAACGGCAAGACCTCTACTGCTGCCGGAGAGAGATGGAGGAGACggagagatcagagagagagaaagggagtgACTAGTGAGGGTCTAAGGGAGAGCTCGCcgctggagagagagaaaaagaaagagtgggAGGGAGAGGGAAAAATGAAGGTTTTTGTGATTTCGAGAGAAATAGTTTTTAATAAGGTGTTTTGCATCTTATTTTAGTTGATGTAATAATCCTAGTTGTCAAATGctcattggtgggcacaaagagGAGATTTACACCACCTCCTTATGGAagttcttattatatatatatatatatatatatatatatatataggatatgTTGTCTCTAGAACTCCACTAACGTGTTCAACCCAtgcattaattttgtttaaatttaaacgccacatacatatatattaaccaaTTAAAGCCGTCAAATTTGGCTGCATCTTCTCTTCTGGCAGGTTTGGGAGTACGTTTGAGgatctaaaagtgcgtttaaggatcaaaaaatttgtttgaagaaaaaagtatatgtttggtaaaaaaaaattaaaagcgcttttaaggatcAAAAAGCCTAAGAATGAcgaaaacacacttttgacaaaaatataaaaataaagcttttgccaaaaagcgttttttaacttaaaagctctatttatcaaacataatcttaaaaagtgtttttttaacttaaaagtttttttaccaaaaaaaagtgTATATATCATGTATATGTGCGTGCAGTAGTGGTTAAAGAATGGTTCACCCATTaacagagacggagggagggggggaccggggtgggccatggtcccccccccccaaaataaggaaaaaaaaaatatacgtaaaaaaaataataaaaaccccaaaataaggagaaaaaaaattataagttaaaaaaataataaaaaaaagtaaaattaaagttttaattttaatcatttagccccttccaaaaaaaaaaaaaatggccctatttttaaattttttggccatatccaataaaatttttttgccctatttttaattttgttggcctatacccactaagttttttttatttttggcctttactttcaaatattcatttttcttttgcctTTACAGTAgtttttagttcataaaaaacaaccaaaataattttttttaataaaaaaattttaaagaaccaaaaaaaaaaaaatttggctggcccccttccataaaatttcctAGCTCCGTCCCTgcccattaattaattaaataaccatTGATGAAGAATTAATTACCAAGTCTTAATTCGAAATCTTCTCCGTGCGTGGAAGTCAAAACATAAGACGCCTCCTTCTATAAATAGGCGTCCTCGATCCAATGCAACATTAATTCTCACAGGAAGATCGAATACACAGCATATATACTCAAATTAAGATTGTACTTGGAGATAACCTCAAAGATGATGAAAGGAGTTCCTAAGACGTTGCTATTATGTATGGCCTTGTTGGCTTGGGCATGCTCCCTTGCCTCTTCGTCTGACCCCAGTCCTCTTCAAGACTTCTGTATTGCCATTAACGATACTTCTTCTGATCATGCTGGTATATCATCACTCActtgatcttcttcttttccccTCATGCATCGTAGGACTCTAcatactaatatatatattgcaaccACTCATCATTTGGAAGCCCTTTGTGATCTGCGATATATAACAATTACTTTTTTTCCTACTGCAGTATTTGTTAACGGAAAGTTTTGCAAGCACCCCAAGCTTGCCACTGCCAATGATTTCTTCTTCTCAGGGCTCGACACTGCTAGAGACACCTCAAATCCACTCGGATCCAATGTCACTCTCCTCAATGTCGACAAAATACTAGGCCTCAACACCTTGGGCATATCATTGGCTCGCATTGACTTTGCTCCTTACGGCCTAAATCCTCCCCACATTCACCCTCGTGGAACCGAGATTCTTGTAGTCCAAGAGGGTACTCTATTAGTTGGTTTTATCACATCCAACCCAGACAACCGCCTATTCTCCAAAGTTCTAAATGCAAGAGACGTCTTTGTCTTTCCAATTGGTCTCATTCACTTCCAATTTAATGTAGGGAAAACCAATGCCATTGCTTTTGCTGGTCTCAGCAGCCAGAACCCTGGGCTCATCACCATAGAAAATGCTGTCTTTGGATCTAATCCTCCCATCAATCCTGATGTTCTAGCCAAGGCCTTCCAACTTGACAGGAATGTGGTCaattatcttcaaaaaaaattctagtgGGACAATAATTAGAGAAATATTTGTAATAACCAATAATGAATCATTAGATGGTTCGGATCAAGTTTGTCATTATTTAATTCCCTTATTGTAACGTCATAgcaataaattaattgaaataaaatgataatttcttatatttactctctcactctctctctctctctcattgagTAATAATGGGGGAAGAACAATTGCACGATTGGGTCACAACCAGACCCATGGCAGGGTTTGGTGGTGACCCCGATGTGGTTCTGCTTCACGGCCAGACCTACAACGAGGCCTGGTGGTCACCTCAGTGTGGGTGTATTGAGCCACGAGTCGCAAGGTGGGAATGGTTACCCACCAGACcattctttattgtttttaaaaaagaaaaattaagcgtatttgtaaatttcacaccctccatcaaaattttttaaaagtccTTAACTGAgaggtgacattgcaaaaaattagaagtgcgatacactaaattgagagtttttaaactttttggggGAACATGCAAAATTGATGGAAGTTATGGCCGGTTAAGCGGATATTTTAATAGCTATGACATCTTGGTAGCAAACTCTTTTCCAAAAACTATGTATAATGACATTTGTTATTATAAACATTGATTAAAGGTATTTTTAAGTGAGGGCTTATTTATAAAAACTGTTAGTATACTTATATTTACTAAGTCATGGACTCACACATATATTTGTAAAATTGGGGTAATTTAACAAATGTCtcttaagaaaatgaaaaaggccACTATCTTTGAAAGGGCTGACTTGAGCAAAGTCAATTTTTACTATAGATGTGAGAATATATATTCCTCATGTGGCATATTTTGATGGTTATGTATAAACAGTATGGTTTAATATATGTTATGTATTAGAAACTTTGGTATATTTTATAAGTGAGTTTGTagtgccaaaaagaaaagaaattttttttacatgattttTTCTGTTGCGAGTATTTAGTAGGTAATAGAGTCACGTGGAAAAATCAGATATTTCCTACTTACGACTTGTATTTGAAGCTTTTGGTACGTAATAggagcaaaatataaaatatccaCGGTCAAGCCGGGATCTCCCTTTCCTATATTCTAAAGTGTATCCAGATTCCTCCGATAGGTCTAAAAGGTGGTCTGTTTTTGGCTAGGAAGCATGGAATTGAGCTTGAGCTTATTGATGAGGACTCTCATCACATTTCTTCTTTAAATTATTCGAATCGTCTGCATTGCCCTTGGTTACTCTCGTTTATTTATGCTCCTCACCTGAGCCATAAGAGAGTGGAGTTTTGGGAGAAGATTACTGGGGTTGGCTTTTCCTTCTAGGGTCCACAACCCCTACTGGGGGATTTTGATTGCATCCTATCCCCATCGGAGCCCTTTTTGATGTAGGACAATCGTTACCATATTTTCAGTGAAaacgaaaataagaaaaatatctaATTGGCTCATATACGGTGAATCACTTTACAAATCTGTTTTGAACTACTAATCATCCACGCTCCGGTGCGTTTGAACCACAACTGTCGCATGCCGACCGGAAGGAAAACATTTGTTGTCTACATGCATGACTCGTTGAAGCCGGAGAAGAATGTGTAATGACATGTCTAGGATTTGGACTGGTGGCAAAAACGTATATCTGCTTCGAAAAACACCGATCTAAGAATCCTTGCAAAAACTGACAAAGCCAAAAGATCGGGGAGGATGACAAACAGCTAGGTGGAGTAGGCGGCCAAAAAGGTAG from Corylus avellana chromosome ca1, CavTom2PMs-1.0 encodes the following:
- the LOC132167504 gene encoding germin-like protein subfamily 1 member 11, whose protein sequence is MKGFPNYLVALALMALACSIASAYDPAPLQDFCVAANSSTDAVFVNGKFCKDPKFVTANDFFFQGLNIPRSTANLLGSNVTILNVDEIPGLNTLGISLARLDLAPYGLIPPHTHPRASEILVVLEGTLYVGFITSNPDNRFFSKILNVGDVFVFPIGLIHFEFNVGKSNAVAFVGLNSQNPGLITIANNVFGANPAINPDVLIKAFQLDKNVVDYLQKKLFLSNILSAGDRSES
- the LOC132167320 gene encoding germin-like protein subfamily 1 member 11, giving the protein MMKGVPKTLLLCMALLAWACSLASSSDPSPLQDFCIAINDTSSDHAVFVNGKFCKHPKLATANDFFFSGLDTARDTSNPLGSNVTLLNVDKILGLNTLGISLARIDFAPYGLNPPHIHPRGTEILVVQEGTLLVGFITSNPDNRLFSKVLNARDVFVFPIGLIHFQFNVGKTNAIAFAGLSSQNPGLITIENAVFGSNPPINPDVLAKAFQLDRNVVNYLQKKF